One region of Skermanella mucosa genomic DNA includes:
- a CDS encoding XrtA system polysaccharide deacetylase, protein MTVRDAATHPIVNAMSVDVEDYYQVSAFAGSVDRARWDGFPSRVGDNTRRVLDLFAGAGVRATFFTLGCVARRDPSLVRAIADAGHEVASHGWEHRRVGEQTPAEFSADVTRTRKLLEDQSGQAVTGYRAASFSIDRGTWWAFDELAEAGYRYSSSIHPIRHDHYGVPDAPRFPFAPAAGRDLAEIPVGTVDLRGRRLSCAGGGFFRLLPYRWSSHAIGRVNRTEGRPVTFYFHPWEIDPGQPRISPAPLRSRLRHYTNLSVMEAKLKRLLADFRWDRIDHVYRTVLSPDSRLPRAAAE, encoded by the coding sequence ATGACCGTACGTGACGCCGCCACCCACCCTATCGTCAACGCCATGTCGGTGGACGTGGAGGATTATTACCAGGTCTCCGCCTTCGCCGGCTCGGTCGACCGCGCCCGGTGGGACGGATTCCCGTCGCGGGTCGGCGACAACACGCGGCGCGTCCTGGACCTGTTCGCCGGGGCCGGCGTGCGCGCCACCTTCTTCACGCTGGGCTGCGTCGCCCGGCGCGACCCGTCGCTGGTCCGGGCCATCGCCGACGCCGGCCACGAGGTGGCGAGCCACGGCTGGGAGCATCGGCGCGTCGGCGAGCAGACCCCGGCGGAGTTCAGCGCCGACGTGACGCGAACCCGCAAGCTGCTGGAGGACCAGTCGGGCCAGGCGGTGACCGGGTACCGCGCCGCCAGCTTCTCCATCGACCGCGGCACCTGGTGGGCGTTCGACGAGCTGGCCGAGGCGGGATACCGCTACAGCTCCAGCATCCACCCGATCCGCCACGACCATTACGGCGTGCCCGACGCCCCCCGCTTCCCCTTCGCGCCGGCCGCGGGCCGCGACCTGGCGGAGATCCCGGTCGGCACGGTGGACCTCAGGGGCCGGCGGCTGTCCTGCGCCGGCGGCGGCTTCTTCCGCCTGCTGCCCTACCGCTGGTCGTCCCATGCGATCGGCAGGGTCAACCGGACCGAAGGCCGGCCCGTGACCTTCTATTTCCACCCCTGGGAGATCGATCCCGGCCAGCCGCGCATCAGCCCGGCGCCGCTGCGCTCCCGGCTGCGCCACTACACCAACCTGTCCGTCATGGAAGCCAAGCTGAAGCGCCTGCTGGCCGACTTCCGGTGGGACCGCATCGACCATGTCTACCGGACGGTCCTGTCGCCGGATTCCCGGTTGCCAAGGGCGGCGGCGGAATGA
- a CDS encoding TIGR03016 family PEP-CTERM system-associated outer membrane protein: MTYRTERRRALLPAAALLAFTQALGPASVLPARAANIQAQRSAGFDVTITDNVDLEPDDRADAALILSPFAGVNVRGEGGRADFIFDYRLTLDTTLSKETEVDVRNDFIGFGTAELVEDMLFVDVTGSASQPLIDPGGRTSTNASVGRGNRTQVVGGSISPYLLNRFGNVAESELRYRYSYTFVGRDEVGDSTTSEARARLSTGPVFSRVALDAIAEYENTDSESRTGDIERSTYRLNGQYAVSRRFFLLGSGGYETIDTNSLNDDPDGPIWYVGFLTRPGPRTELRVTYGERYGEPDYNGSLTYRITPRLTFQAGYVHVLETTQRQFSSFQLAVDPSGQLIDPVTNLPVDITDTDPGFGLRTEAFIASRFQTSLVGNYDRNTVTLAGTAEEREYDIRPDERYLSARLGWTRRLSPETNLFTGVGWRRTENDDTASGAATPAAGVLGPAAPESDTFSARIALTHSLAKDVLGSVALGRTQRVADDEADEYTENSLTFGVRIVF, from the coding sequence ATGACTTACCGAACGGAACGTCGGCGGGCGCTGCTTCCCGCCGCCGCGCTGCTGGCCTTCACCCAGGCCCTGGGACCCGCGTCCGTCCTCCCTGCCCGGGCCGCCAACATCCAGGCGCAGCGGAGCGCCGGATTCGACGTCACGATCACCGACAACGTCGACCTGGAGCCGGACGACCGGGCGGACGCGGCCCTGATCCTGTCGCCCTTCGCCGGAGTCAACGTGCGCGGAGAAGGCGGCCGGGCCGATTTCATCTTCGACTACCGGCTGACCCTGGACACCACCCTGTCGAAGGAAACCGAGGTCGACGTCCGCAACGACTTCATCGGCTTCGGCACCGCCGAGCTGGTCGAGGACATGCTGTTCGTCGATGTCACCGGATCGGCCAGCCAGCCGCTGATCGACCCCGGCGGCAGGACCTCGACCAATGCGTCGGTCGGGCGCGGCAACCGGACCCAGGTCGTCGGCGGCTCGATCAGCCCCTACCTGCTGAACCGCTTCGGCAATGTCGCCGAGAGCGAGCTGCGCTACCGCTATTCCTACACCTTCGTGGGCAGGGACGAGGTCGGCGACAGCACGACCAGCGAGGCCCGGGCGCGCCTCTCCACCGGCCCCGTGTTCTCGCGGGTGGCGCTCGACGCCATCGCGGAGTACGAGAATACCGACTCGGAAAGCCGGACCGGCGACATCGAGCGCTCGACCTACCGGCTGAACGGGCAGTACGCGGTTTCCCGCCGTTTCTTCCTGCTCGGCTCGGGCGGATACGAGACGATCGACACCAATTCGCTGAACGACGATCCCGACGGGCCGATCTGGTACGTCGGCTTCCTGACCCGTCCGGGGCCGCGCACCGAGTTGCGGGTGACCTACGGCGAGCGCTACGGCGAACCCGACTACAACGGCTCCCTGACCTACCGGATCACGCCGCGCCTGACTTTCCAGGCGGGCTACGTCCATGTGCTGGAGACGACCCAGCGCCAGTTCAGCAGCTTCCAGCTCGCGGTGGACCCGTCGGGGCAGCTGATCGATCCGGTCACCAACCTGCCGGTGGACATCACCGACACCGATCCTGGCTTCGGCCTGCGCACCGAAGCCTTCATCGCCAGCCGGTTCCAGACCTCCCTGGTCGGCAACTACGACCGCAACACCGTCACCCTGGCCGGCACGGCGGAGGAGCGCGAGTACGACATCCGCCCGGACGAGCGCTACCTGTCGGCCCGCCTGGGCTGGACCCGGCGGCTGTCGCCTGAGACCAACCTGTTCACCGGAGTCGGCTGGCGCCGCACCGAGAACGACGACACGGCGTCCGGGGCCGCCACCCCGGCCGCCGGCGTCCTGGGTCCCGCGGCGCCCGAGAGCGATACCTTCAGCGCCCGCATCGCGCTGACCCATTCCCTCGCCAAGGACGTTCTCGGAAGCGTGGCGCTCGGCCGCACCCAGCGCGTCGCCGACGACGAGGCCGACGAATACACCGAGAACTCCCTGACCTTTGGCGTACGGATCGTGTTCTGA
- a CDS encoding Panacea domain-containing protein: MTTLTREELVLATLASQPAAWYQPIHVQKLFFLIDQNCADMIGGRKFDFRPYNFGPFDRTVYDTLDGLSLQGCVITRGQIGVDYREYHLTEDGAARGRMAQGRLPGPVRDYIDRLVPWALSSSFDQIVEAVYEKYPDMRANSIYRSRI; the protein is encoded by the coding sequence ATGACGACCCTGACTCGGGAGGAGTTGGTTCTGGCGACCCTCGCCAGTCAGCCCGCCGCGTGGTACCAGCCCATTCACGTCCAAAAGCTGTTCTTCCTGATCGATCAGAATTGCGCCGACATGATCGGAGGCCGGAAATTCGATTTCCGGCCCTACAATTTCGGCCCCTTCGACCGAACGGTCTATGACACGCTGGATGGACTGTCCTTACAGGGATGCGTGATCACGCGCGGCCAGATCGGTGTGGATTATCGGGAATATCACCTGACCGAAGACGGTGCTGCGCGGGGTCGGATGGCGCAAGGCCGTCTGCCGGGACCGGTGCGGGACTATATCGACCGGTTGGTGCCATGGGCGTTGAGCAGTTCTTTCGATCAGATCGTGGAAGCGGTTTATGAAAAGTATCCGGATATGCGCGCCAACAGCATCTATCGCTCCCGGATTTGA
- a CDS encoding FemAB family XrtA/PEP-CTERM system-associated protein has translation MTAMVEVGALDPATEPAWEAFVAESPEATFFHRAGWARVIGRSYGHPTYFRYASRGGRIVGVLPLVHVKSPLFGNALIGTGFCTFGGIASSDPAAIQALAGDAAELGARLGVDHVELRHVDALPIGWAVKSELYAAFRRPLDADIGVTWGTLPQQKRQELRRSIRGGLRQQVGPGLLDAFYRIYGTSVRNLGTPVYPRRFFAAIAEEFGDAVELAVVHGASGPVSAVMAFHFRDTVCPYFAGGLPEARTEHAYDFMYWSLMDRATERGARLFDFGRSKRGTGAFDYKLGWGFEPRALHYQFHLVRGRALPEVNPLNPKYRAMVETWKRLPLPVANLMGPVIARQIG, from the coding sequence ATGACGGCGATGGTCGAGGTCGGGGCGCTGGACCCGGCGACGGAGCCGGCGTGGGAAGCCTTCGTCGCCGAGTCGCCGGAGGCCACGTTCTTCCACCGCGCCGGATGGGCGCGCGTGATCGGGCGGAGCTACGGGCACCCGACATATTTCCGCTACGCCAGCCGCGGCGGCCGGATCGTCGGGGTGCTGCCGCTGGTCCATGTGAAAAGCCCGCTGTTCGGCAACGCGCTGATCGGTACCGGGTTCTGCACCTTCGGCGGAATCGCGTCCTCGGACCCCGCCGCGATCCAGGCGCTGGCCGGGGACGCCGCCGAGCTGGGCGCCCGGCTGGGGGTCGATCATGTGGAGCTGCGCCACGTGGACGCGCTGCCGATCGGCTGGGCCGTGAAGTCGGAGCTCTACGCCGCGTTCCGCCGTCCGCTCGACGCCGATATCGGGGTGACCTGGGGAACCCTGCCCCAGCAGAAACGGCAGGAGCTTCGGCGCAGCATCCGCGGCGGCCTGCGCCAGCAGGTCGGGCCGGGCCTGCTCGACGCGTTCTACCGGATCTACGGCACAAGCGTCCGCAACCTGGGCACGCCGGTCTATCCGCGCCGCTTCTTCGCCGCCATCGCGGAGGAGTTCGGCGACGCGGTCGAGCTGGCGGTGGTCCACGGCGCCTCCGGCCCGGTCTCGGCGGTGATGGCGTTCCATTTCCGCGACACGGTCTGCCCCTATTTCGCGGGCGGCCTGCCGGAAGCGCGGACCGAGCACGCCTACGACTTCATGTACTGGTCGCTGATGGACAGGGCGACGGAGCGAGGCGCCCGGCTGTTCGACTTCGGCCGCAGCAAGCGCGGGACCGGGGCGTTCGACTACAAGCTGGGCTGGGGGTTCGAGCCCCGGGCGTTGCACTACCAGTTCCATCTGGTGCGCGGGCGCGCGCTGCCCGAGGTCAACCCGCTCAACCCCAAATACCGCGCGATGGTGGAGACCTGGAAGCGCCTGCCGCTGCCGGTCGCCAACCTGATGGGTCCCGTGATCGCCCGCCAGATCGGCTGA
- a CDS encoding XrtA/PEP-CTERM system exopolysaccharide export protein: protein MTAFASAFLAVAGLTACSSADNPPAPGSVQVQQPTTPDYRIGPLDTIQIYVWQSPEFSVTVPVRPDGRISTPLIEDLEATGKTPTQLARDVEEKLKVYVQDPLVTVIVSGFAGPFDQQVRVVGEAIQPRAIPYRANMTMLDVMIEVGGLTEFASGNRAVLARGGGAGSEKATFNVRLDDLLRDGDIRANVPVLPGDVIIIPQSWF from the coding sequence GTGACGGCATTCGCGTCGGCGTTCCTGGCCGTGGCCGGCCTGACGGCCTGCTCGTCCGCCGACAACCCGCCGGCCCCCGGCAGCGTCCAGGTCCAGCAACCGACCACGCCGGATTATCGCATCGGGCCGCTCGACACGATCCAGATCTACGTGTGGCAGAGCCCGGAATTCTCCGTGACCGTCCCGGTGCGTCCCGACGGCCGGATCTCGACACCGCTGATCGAGGACCTGGAGGCGACGGGCAAGACGCCGACCCAGCTCGCCCGGGATGTCGAGGAGAAGCTGAAGGTCTATGTCCAGGACCCGCTGGTGACGGTGATCGTCAGCGGCTTCGCCGGCCCGTTCGACCAGCAGGTCCGGGTCGTCGGCGAGGCGATCCAGCCCCGCGCCATCCCCTACCGCGCCAACATGACGATGCTCGACGTCATGATCGAGGTCGGCGGCCTGACCGAGTTCGCCTCGGGCAACCGGGCGGTGCTGGCGCGCGGCGGCGGCGCGGGTTCGGAGAAGGCCACCTTCAACGTGCGACTGGACGACCTGCTGCGCGACGGCGACATCCGGGCGAACGTGCCGGTGCTGCCCGGAGATGTGATCATCATTCCGCAAAGCTGGTTCTGA
- a CDS encoding TIGR03087 family PEP-CTERM/XrtA system glycosyltransferase, with product MKDLLFLAHRIPYPPNKGDKIRSWHLLRHLAERYRVHLGCFVDDPEDRAHEPVLRALCASCHFARLDPALAKLGSLRGLATGEALTFAYFRDAGLTEWVSATHAARAVAVQFVFSSSMAPFAEAAEDFRGRRIVDFIDLDSDKWRQYALSGRAPMRWIHGREARLLGRAEVAIAARASAGLFVSEAEADLFRRQPGVAAERVHGLGNGVDLDYFDPSRDHADPYPPGGPVLVFTGMMDYRANVDAVRWFAAEVLPAIRAKHPEARFAIVGAKPDPAVRRLAGQPGVIVTGRVPDVRPYVAHAALAVAPLRIARGIQNKVLEAMAMGRPVVATPQAHEGIDAARDAHLLVGDDAAGLAAQACRLIENPSEAAALGARGRCLLADGYTWERRLAPLDGIIERAPAVSPASLDAPCSLDRSCEERA from the coding sequence ATGAAAGACCTGCTGTTCCTGGCCCACCGCATCCCCTATCCGCCGAACAAGGGCGACAAGATCCGCTCGTGGCACCTGCTGCGCCACTTGGCGGAACGCTACCGCGTCCATCTCGGCTGCTTCGTGGACGATCCCGAGGACCGGGCCCACGAGCCGGTGCTGCGGGCGCTGTGCGCGAGCTGCCATTTCGCCCGGCTCGACCCGGCGCTGGCCAAGCTGGGCAGCCTGCGCGGGCTGGCGACCGGGGAGGCGCTGACCTTCGCCTATTTCCGCGACGCCGGGCTGACGGAGTGGGTGAGTGCGACCCACGCCGCCCGCGCCGTCGCCGTGCAGTTCGTCTTCTCCTCCTCCATGGCACCCTTCGCCGAGGCGGCCGAGGATTTCCGGGGCCGGCGGATCGTCGATTTCATCGACCTGGACAGCGACAAGTGGCGCCAGTACGCCCTGAGCGGCCGGGCGCCGATGCGCTGGATCCACGGGCGGGAGGCCCGGCTGCTCGGCCGGGCGGAGGTCGCCATCGCCGCCCGCGCGTCCGCCGGCCTGTTCGTCAGCGAGGCCGAGGCCGACCTGTTCCGCCGGCAGCCGGGTGTCGCGGCGGAACGGGTCCACGGCCTGGGCAACGGGGTGGACCTGGATTATTTCGACCCCAGCCGGGACCATGCCGACCCCTACCCGCCGGGCGGGCCGGTGCTGGTCTTCACCGGCATGATGGACTATCGGGCCAACGTGGATGCCGTGCGCTGGTTCGCGGCGGAGGTGCTGCCGGCGATCCGGGCGAAGCACCCGGAGGCGCGGTTCGCCATCGTCGGGGCGAAGCCCGACCCCGCGGTCAGGCGGCTGGCCGGGCAGCCGGGCGTGATCGTGACCGGCCGCGTTCCCGACGTCCGCCCCTATGTCGCCCACGCGGCCCTGGCGGTGGCGCCGCTGCGGATCGCGCGCGGCATCCAGAACAAGGTGCTTGAGGCCATGGCGATGGGCCGCCCGGTGGTCGCCACGCCCCAGGCCCACGAGGGGATCGACGCCGCGCGGGACGCCCACCTTCTGGTCGGCGACGACGCCGCCGGGCTGGCGGCGCAGGCCTGCCGGCTGATCGAGAATCCGTCCGAAGCCGCGGCGCTGGGAGCCCGCGGGCGGTGCCTGCTGGCGGACGGCTACACCTGGGAACGCCGCCTGGCGCCGCTCGACGGCATCATCGAGCGGGCGCCTGCGGTGTCCCCCGCCTCGCTGGACGCGCCCTGCTCCCTCGACCGTTCCTGCGAGGAGCGGGCATGA
- a CDS encoding XrtA/PEP-CTERM system-associated ATPase has translation MFEDFYNLTGSPFKLGPDHRFFFPSRNHDKALSYLRYGLQQDEGFIVVTGDIGAGKTTLVSQLFAELDRKRFLAAQIVTSNIDADDVVRMILSAFGVTPRTADKAGLLRAFESFLLSQHRAGRRVLLVVDEAQNLPLQTIEELRMLSNFTVEGGSLFQSFLVGQPQFKDVLADPALEQFRQRVIASYHLGPLSEDETADYVRHRLRLVGWSDDPAIDAEAFALIHRHTGGIPRRINTLCSRLLLFGALEGLHAIDAPSVEAVVADLNTEVTEASAGGSGRRAAAPAGTAASGEVATLLASLDERLGRLERLTETVNSHDRTLRHLLETAMGYLAVNAAGPGWNGSAGRIAREDGDDRT, from the coding sequence ATGTTCGAGGATTTCTACAACCTGACCGGGTCGCCCTTCAAGCTGGGGCCTGACCACCGGTTCTTCTTCCCGAGCCGGAACCACGACAAGGCCCTGTCGTACCTGAGGTACGGATTGCAGCAGGACGAGGGCTTCATCGTGGTGACCGGCGACATCGGAGCCGGCAAGACGACCCTGGTCAGCCAGCTGTTCGCCGAACTGGACCGGAAGCGGTTCCTGGCGGCGCAGATCGTGACCAGCAACATCGACGCCGACGACGTGGTCCGCATGATCCTGTCGGCCTTCGGGGTGACGCCCCGGACCGCCGACAAGGCGGGGCTGCTGCGCGCCTTCGAGAGTTTCCTGCTGTCCCAGCACCGAGCCGGACGCCGGGTCCTGCTGGTGGTCGACGAGGCCCAGAACCTGCCGCTCCAGACCATCGAGGAGCTGCGCATGCTGTCGAACTTCACGGTCGAGGGCGGGTCGCTGTTCCAGAGCTTCCTGGTCGGGCAGCCGCAGTTCAAGGACGTGCTGGCCGACCCGGCGCTGGAGCAGTTCCGCCAGCGGGTGATCGCCTCCTACCATCTCGGCCCGCTGTCGGAGGACGAGACCGCCGACTATGTCCGGCACCGGCTGCGCCTGGTCGGGTGGAGCGACGATCCCGCGATCGACGCCGAGGCCTTCGCGCTGATCCATCGGCACACGGGCGGCATCCCGCGGCGCATCAACACCCTGTGCAGCCGCCTGCTGCTGTTCGGGGCGCTGGAGGGGCTCCACGCGATCGACGCGCCCTCGGTCGAGGCCGTGGTGGCCGACCTGAACACCGAGGTGACCGAGGCGTCCGCCGGCGGCTCCGGGAGAAGGGCCGCCGCCCCGGCGGGAACGGCCGCCTCCGGCGAGGTGGCGACCCTGCTGGCGAGCCTGGACGAGCGGCTGGGCCGGCTGGAAAGGCTGACCGAGACGGTCAATTCCCACGATCGGACTCTGCGCCACCTGCTGGAGACGGCGATGGGCTACCTCGCGGTGAACGCGGCCGGCCCGGGCTGGAACGGATCGGCCGGCCGGATCGCGAGGGAGGACGGCGATGACCGTACGTGA
- a CDS encoding P-loop NTPase yields the protein MGYQEKLQQGKATNMDLIHRAVQQSSAARRGNIVESPGTEPVAGPAPRLAPAAPPPWEASEAVEITIDPARLREMGMINPGDRRSRLAEEMRLLKRRLIQKLNPMEAEAEGRTNLVMVTSAVPGEGKSFISLNLALSFVADEHFDVLLIDADAMRPSILRMLGLPPSRGLSDLLLEPGLDPSEVLLRDRRMRLTILPSGGEVPSATDLYSSPAMKELIDRLARSQRNRIVILDAPPVLATTEPVVLSHIVDQVLLVVEANRTAHSQVQHALDLLEPCDNVNLILNKSAAGKTSEHFGSYYGGYEKGRYGRRGHGKSGDSAAAEEKA from the coding sequence ATGGGCTATCAAGAGAAGCTCCAACAGGGCAAGGCGACGAACATGGACCTGATCCACAGAGCGGTGCAGCAGTCGAGCGCGGCCCGGCGCGGCAACATCGTCGAGTCGCCGGGGACCGAACCGGTCGCCGGCCCGGCCCCGCGGTTGGCTCCGGCGGCGCCCCCGCCGTGGGAGGCCAGCGAGGCCGTCGAGATCACCATAGATCCGGCTCGGCTGCGCGAGATGGGCATGATCAATCCGGGCGACCGCCGGTCGCGGCTGGCTGAGGAGATGCGGCTGCTCAAGCGGCGGCTGATCCAGAAGCTGAACCCGATGGAGGCCGAAGCCGAGGGGCGCACCAACCTGGTGATGGTGACCAGCGCCGTGCCCGGGGAGGGAAAGAGCTTCATCTCGCTCAACCTGGCGCTCAGCTTCGTGGCCGACGAGCATTTCGACGTGCTGCTGATCGACGCCGACGCGATGCGGCCGAGCATCCTGCGGATGCTGGGGCTGCCGCCGTCGCGCGGCCTGTCCGACCTGCTGCTGGAGCCGGGCCTGGACCCGTCGGAGGTCCTGCTGCGCGACCGGCGGATGCGGCTGACCATCCTGCCGTCGGGCGGAGAGGTGCCGTCCGCCACCGACCTCTACAGCAGCCCCGCCATGAAGGAGCTGATCGACCGGCTGGCGCGGTCCCAGCGCAACCGGATCGTGATCCTCGACGCGCCGCCGGTGCTCGCCACCACCGAGCCGGTCGTGCTGTCCCACATCGTCGACCAGGTCCTGCTGGTGGTCGAGGCGAACCGGACCGCCCATTCCCAGGTGCAGCACGCCCTGGACCTGCTGGAACCCTGCGACAACGTCAACCTGATCCTGAACAAGTCGGCCGCCGGCAAGACCAGCGAGCATTTCGGCTCCTACTACGGCGGCTACGAAAAGGGGCGCTACGGCCGGCGCGGCCACGGCAAATCCGGGGATTCCGCCGCCGCCGAAGAGAAGGCCTGA
- a CDS encoding FkbM family methyltransferase has translation MKSLADRVKLAILSSSFLRYHCRFDIADGVAGLKVPVIDGQGLGNLTLHEPIVERMIARLLDLRPGCFVDVGANFGQTLLKVARHDRERAYVGFEVQPLCLHYLDQLVSINRLDTFKILPIGLSDADRFATMTSEHPGDPRATTVQGFWPPDWQPHARLVPLRVGDAVIEELGLDDVGILKVDVEGAEADVLDGLERTVRRHRPYVLIEILPYTVDPIGRDGPVAAGIRDRRAAAVERLLRQNADRGYRSFRMMPDAGLLETTDYDVPYHPDNCNYLFVPEERVAEATGSGESAPGRAREEALSHR, from the coding sequence ATGAAGAGCCTCGCCGATCGTGTCAAGCTGGCGATCCTGTCGTCGTCCTTCCTGCGCTACCATTGCCGGTTCGACATCGCGGACGGCGTCGCTGGCTTGAAGGTCCCGGTGATCGACGGCCAGGGGCTAGGCAACCTGACCCTGCACGAACCGATCGTCGAGCGGATGATCGCGCGGCTGCTCGACCTGCGCCCGGGCTGTTTCGTGGACGTGGGCGCCAATTTCGGCCAGACGCTGCTGAAGGTCGCCCGCCACGACCGCGAACGCGCCTATGTCGGGTTCGAGGTGCAGCCCCTGTGCCTGCACTATCTCGACCAGCTCGTCTCGATCAATCGGCTCGACACGTTCAAGATCCTGCCGATCGGGCTGTCGGACGCCGACCGCTTCGCCACCATGACCAGCGAGCATCCGGGCGACCCGCGCGCCACCACGGTCCAGGGCTTCTGGCCGCCGGACTGGCAGCCCCACGCGCGCCTCGTCCCCCTGCGGGTCGGAGACGCCGTGATCGAGGAACTGGGCCTGGACGACGTGGGCATCCTGAAAGTCGACGTCGAGGGCGCCGAGGCCGACGTGCTGGACGGCCTGGAGCGCACCGTGCGGCGCCACCGCCCCTACGTCCTGATCGAGATACTGCCCTACACGGTCGATCCGATCGGCCGCGACGGCCCGGTGGCGGCCGGGATCCGGGACCGGCGCGCCGCCGCGGTCGAGCGGCTGCTGCGCCAGAACGCGGACCGGGGCTACCGCTCGTTCCGGATGATGCCTGACGCCGGATTGCTGGAAACGACCGATTACGACGTGCCCTACCATCCCGACAATTGCAACTACCTGTTCGTGCCGGAAGAGCGGGTCGCGGAGGCGACGGGTAGCGGCGAGTCCGCCCCCGGGCGGGCACGGGAGGAGGCCCTGTCCCACCGGTGA
- a CDS encoding XrtA system polysaccharide chain length determinant — protein sequence MNDLTFNLKDLLRHYASETWARRWWVVGIVWLVSLAGWLVVAKLPDSYSAGARVYVDTQSLLNPLMKGMTVRPDVEQQVEIMRRTLISRPNLEQLLRLTDLDLTVDSEGAREALLTNLEQRIRFFGEGRQIFSIQFEDSDPKLAHSVVQSILQIFVEQNVGDNRRDIERTRRFVDTQIADYEKRLRDSEAAVSDFRRINAEELRYKDVVNGRLQTTEFDIRQLENQLQSTTWQRDQLRAQLAATPETLAGADAAQAAAALAATPAGQRLEQLRQQLTDMRLRYTEQNPSVANLRRMIQQAEADVRRQSSSSSVPNPMRQQLESEIQRLDSEIGGLNRRLELRNEELADLRARQNEVPAVELQLAQMNRDYGVLRENYEQLIERRESIRMAERLDSQTTNVDFRVIDPPVVPNRPSGPNRILLFGGVLAAAFAAALGVVFVLIQLKDSFTNVNSLRDTFNLPVLGNVSMVESPHRSRWRLLEVSALGGSVAVLLVVFAGLMMLYQPGAPKPTLSGLAGGLFERGET from the coding sequence ATGAATGACCTGACCTTCAACCTCAAAGACCTGCTCCGCCACTACGCCTCCGAGACGTGGGCGCGGCGCTGGTGGGTGGTCGGCATCGTCTGGCTGGTCAGCCTGGCCGGCTGGCTGGTCGTGGCCAAGCTCCCGGACAGTTACAGCGCCGGCGCGCGCGTCTATGTCGATACCCAGAGCCTGCTGAACCCGCTGATGAAGGGCATGACCGTCCGGCCCGACGTGGAGCAGCAGGTCGAGATCATGCGGCGCACGCTGATCTCCCGGCCCAACCTGGAGCAGCTGCTGCGGCTGACCGACCTGGACCTGACGGTCGACAGCGAAGGTGCGCGCGAGGCGCTGCTGACCAACCTGGAGCAGCGGATCAGGTTCTTCGGCGAAGGCCGCCAGATCTTCAGCATCCAGTTCGAGGACAGCGACCCGAAGCTGGCCCATTCGGTCGTGCAGTCCATCCTCCAGATCTTCGTCGAGCAGAATGTCGGTGACAACCGGCGCGACATCGAGCGGACCCGGCGCTTCGTCGATACCCAGATCGCCGATTATGAGAAACGGCTGAGGGACTCGGAGGCCGCCGTATCGGACTTCCGCCGGATCAACGCGGAGGAGCTGCGCTACAAGGACGTCGTCAACGGCCGGCTCCAGACGACCGAGTTCGACATCCGCCAGCTCGAGAACCAGCTCCAGTCGACGACCTGGCAGCGCGACCAGCTGCGCGCCCAGCTCGCCGCGACGCCGGAGACGCTGGCCGGGGCCGACGCCGCCCAGGCTGCGGCGGCCCTGGCGGCGACGCCGGCCGGCCAGCGGCTGGAGCAGCTCCGCCAGCAGCTCACCGACATGCGGCTGCGCTACACCGAGCAGAACCCGTCGGTCGCCAATCTCCGCCGCATGATCCAGCAGGCCGAGGCGGATGTCCGCCGGCAGTCCTCCTCCAGCTCGGTCCCCAACCCGATGCGCCAGCAACTGGAATCGGAGATCCAGCGCCTCGACTCCGAGATCGGAGGCCTGAACCGCCGGCTGGAGCTGCGCAACGAGGAACTGGCCGACCTGCGCGCCCGGCAGAACGAGGTTCCCGCGGTCGAGCTTCAGCTCGCCCAGATGAATCGCGACTACGGCGTGCTCCGAGAGAACTACGAGCAGCTGATCGAACGGCGCGAGTCGATCCGGATGGCGGAACGGCTGGACAGCCAGACCACCAACGTCGATTTCCGCGTGATCGATCCGCCGGTGGTGCCCAACCGGCCGAGCGGGCCTAACCGGATCCTGCTGTTCGGCGGCGTCCTGGCGGCGGCTTTCGCGGCGGCCCTGGGCGTCGTGTTCGTGCTGATCCAGCTGAAGGACAGCTTCACCAACGTCAATTCGCTTCGGGATACCTTCAACCTGCCCGTGCTGGGCAACGTCAGCATGGTCGAGTCGCCCCACCGCAGCCGCTGGCGGCTGCTGGAGGTGTCGGCCCTGGGCGGGTCGGTGGCGGTGCTGCTGGTCGTGTTCGCCGGCCTGATGATGCTGTACCAGCCGGGAGCGCCGAAGCCGACGCTGTCGGGCCTGGCCGGCGGCCTGTTCGAGCGTGGCGAGACCTGA